One genomic window of Actinoplanes lobatus includes the following:
- a CDS encoding siderophore-interacting protein, translating into MNDNPRRGGGRHRPPPQVVEVVRVDRVTPRLVSVHLGGADLSRFQTAAPTSHIKVFLPAPGQDAPVMPTVTPEGRMWPEGVARPAMRTYTPRAYDAAAGTLEVQFVLHGEGPASEWAARAKPGDRIALGGPGGRFAADLDAPRWWIAGDESALPAIGSLLDALPASASAHVHVEAAGPADEIPLLSKADLTVAWHHRPTADGFGDGLHAAAERAPITGATRFWVACEASAMRRIRRTLLDRGVAPSALITRGYWRLGAADHPDHDYGDD; encoded by the coding sequence GTGAACGACAACCCCCGCCGCGGTGGTGGCCGACACCGGCCGCCGCCGCAGGTCGTCGAGGTGGTCCGAGTCGACCGGGTCACGCCGAGGCTCGTGTCGGTGCACCTCGGCGGGGCGGATCTGAGCCGCTTCCAGACCGCGGCGCCGACCTCGCACATCAAGGTGTTCCTGCCGGCTCCCGGCCAGGACGCGCCGGTGATGCCGACGGTGACACCGGAGGGACGGATGTGGCCGGAGGGCGTGGCGCGGCCGGCGATGCGGACCTACACCCCGCGGGCGTACGACGCGGCGGCCGGCACCCTGGAGGTGCAGTTCGTGCTGCACGGGGAAGGCCCGGCATCGGAGTGGGCGGCCCGGGCGAAGCCCGGAGACCGGATCGCGCTCGGCGGCCCGGGCGGCCGGTTCGCGGCCGACCTCGACGCCCCACGCTGGTGGATCGCCGGCGACGAGAGCGCCCTCCCGGCCATCGGCAGCCTGCTCGACGCCCTGCCCGCCTCCGCGAGCGCCCACGTACACGTCGAGGCGGCCGGTCCGGCCGACGAGATCCCGCTGCTCAGCAAGGCCGACCTGACGGTCGCCTGGCACCACCGGCCGACCGCGGACGGTTTCGGCGACGGCCTGCACGCGGCCGCCGAGCGGGCGCCGATCACCGGAGCCACCCGGTTCTGGGTCGCCTGCGAGGCATCGGCGATGCGCCGGATCCGCCGAACCCTGCTGGACCGCGGCGTCGCCCCATCCGCGCTGATCACCCGAGGCTATTGGCGGCTCGGCGCCGCCGACCACCCCGACCACGACTACGGCGACGACTGA
- a CDS encoding sensor histidine kinase, giving the protein MHVNGTGRIPPWLGDAALAGGLVVTVLTLAPPADTGLTVTLAAVAAGAAMLRRRYPEQVLTVATAVVVLTLLTGTPAAGLFIALGALNYSTALYSRRRRPWFYAATVWVAIVTAGTIMSGAAWWTSDQWALFAFIFGGAGAGDSTRMRRAYIAEVTERARQAEQTREEEARRRVMDERLRIARELHDVVAHHIAVISVHAGAAGHVLRNDPEKVWPVLGHIRQAADTVLDEIKSVIGVLRDPGELPATEPTSGLDRLPGMLAGLEAMGFEVRHRQTGTPRPLPAVVDLAAYRIVQEALTNAHRYGDGSADLDLTYTDGEVTIEVVNRVARYRGRSGSGFGLLGMRERAAVAHGAVTAGPVSGGRFRVHAVLPAAENGLSWNDEPTELTPTTAEGR; this is encoded by the coding sequence ATGCACGTCAACGGCACCGGACGGATCCCTCCCTGGCTGGGTGACGCGGCCCTGGCCGGCGGCCTGGTGGTGACAGTGCTGACGCTGGCGCCCCCGGCCGACACCGGGCTGACCGTCACGCTCGCCGCCGTCGCCGCGGGCGCGGCCATGCTGCGCCGCCGGTACCCGGAGCAGGTGCTGACCGTGGCCACCGCCGTCGTGGTGCTCACCCTGCTGACCGGCACCCCCGCCGCCGGGCTGTTCATCGCGCTCGGTGCGCTGAACTACTCGACCGCCCTCTACAGCCGGCGCCGCCGGCCCTGGTTCTACGCGGCGACCGTGTGGGTCGCCATCGTGACCGCCGGCACGATCATGAGCGGCGCCGCCTGGTGGACGTCCGATCAGTGGGCCCTGTTCGCGTTCATCTTCGGCGGGGCCGGTGCCGGTGACTCGACACGGATGCGGCGGGCGTACATCGCCGAGGTGACCGAACGCGCCCGCCAGGCCGAACAGACCCGTGAGGAGGAGGCCCGGCGGCGGGTCATGGACGAGCGCCTGCGGATCGCCCGCGAACTGCACGACGTCGTCGCCCACCACATCGCGGTGATCAGCGTGCACGCCGGCGCGGCCGGGCACGTGCTGCGCAACGACCCGGAGAAGGTGTGGCCGGTGCTCGGGCACATCCGGCAGGCCGCCGACACCGTCCTCGACGAGATCAAATCCGTGATCGGCGTGCTCCGCGACCCCGGTGAGCTGCCGGCCACCGAACCCACCTCCGGCCTCGACCGGCTCCCCGGCATGCTCGCCGGGCTCGAGGCCATGGGCTTCGAGGTACGCCATCGGCAGACCGGAACGCCCCGGCCGCTGCCCGCGGTGGTGGACCTGGCCGCCTACCGGATCGTGCAGGAGGCGCTCACCAACGCCCACCGGTACGGCGACGGCAGCGCCGACCTCGACCTCACCTACACCGACGGCGAGGTGACGATCGAGGTCGTCAACCGGGTGGCCCGGTACCGCGGCCGCTCCGGCTCCGGGTTCGGCCTGCTCGGGATGCGTGAGCGGGCGGCCGTCGCGCACGGCGCCGTCACCGCCGGTCCGGTGTCCGGTGGCCGGTTCCGGGTGCACGCGGTGCTTCCCGCCGCCGAGAACGGGCTGAGCTGGAACGACGAACCCACCGAACTGACGCCCACCACCGCCGAAGGACGCTGA
- a CDS encoding response regulator — MPIRVLLADDQALIRAGFKMIIDADPDVEVVAEASDGREAVDLAHTARIDVVLMDIRMPNLDGIEATRRICADDRLAGVRVLVLTTFDNDENVVLALQAGASGFLGKNVHPAELVNAIRVVAAGDALLSPKATRGLIGAFVSRTRPAVTTRPPTLDLLTDREKELMILVAHGLSNDDIAQRLHLSPLTVKTHVNRTMSKLAARDRAQLVVIAYQSGMVLPGDALPAH; from the coding sequence GTGCCGATCCGTGTGCTGCTCGCCGACGACCAGGCCCTCATCCGCGCCGGCTTCAAAATGATCATCGACGCCGACCCGGACGTCGAGGTGGTCGCCGAGGCCTCCGACGGGCGGGAGGCGGTGGATCTCGCGCACACCGCCCGCATCGACGTCGTCCTGATGGACATCCGGATGCCGAACCTCGACGGCATCGAGGCCACCCGGCGCATCTGCGCCGACGACCGGCTTGCCGGGGTACGGGTGCTGGTGCTCACCACGTTCGACAACGACGAGAACGTGGTGCTCGCGTTGCAGGCCGGGGCCAGCGGCTTCCTCGGCAAGAACGTCCACCCCGCCGAACTGGTGAACGCCATTCGGGTGGTCGCGGCCGGTGACGCGCTGCTGTCACCGAAGGCCACCCGCGGTCTGATCGGCGCCTTCGTGAGCCGCACCCGCCCGGCGGTCACGACGCGACCGCCCACGCTGGACCTGCTCACCGACCGGGAGAAGGAGCTGATGATCCTGGTCGCGCACGGCCTGTCCAACGACGACATCGCCCAGCGGCTCCACCTCTCACCGCTCACGGTCAAGACCCATGTCAATCGTACGATGAGCAAACTCGCCGCCCGTGACCGCGCGCAGCTGGTGGTGATCGCCTACCAGAGCGGCATGGTCCTGCCGGGTGACGCGCTGCCAGCGCATTGA
- a CDS encoding cellulose binding domain-containing protein — protein sequence MSVTRSVLAVAAAGILAAGAVVLTGPPASAATVAAFPGAAGPAMYATGGRGGDIYHVTNLTDNASSPAAGSLRYGITTAPGSGRTIVFDVAGTIRLSPAGRQGWLGIGTSNLTIAGQTAPKPGITIMGQATKVTGKNIVLRHLRFRPGKDQANPEVATNDGLWITGDQVIADHVSVSWHDDEGISTSDGAGQVSVQYAIVSDGLNYNGHSYGALIGSDVTGSNIAYHHNLFAHHISRLPRLGNETGAVNNVEWSNNVVFEGKGYSGTDQLANANFAGNTYLRHNSGNPEVYTGATGTSAYLSGNRADYDGDANLTNGVDIAWDRYTGIPTHRTARFDVPNMTTESAGAALTRVLNNAGAFWWARDAVDTRVVTETRNTSGGVINDPNATEWNNLWNASQVSSPSGWDTDRDGMPNAWESANGLNPNTADHNGDADADGYRNIEEYLDYAAQGSPALPSSSPTTSTPPVTGACAATYRTTNSWSGGFQGEVTVTAGRAISGWSTGWTLGSGQAVSQLWNGTLSTSGSAVTVTNASYNGALAAGASTTFGFTATGTATTPAISCTGA from the coding sequence ATGTCCGTGACCAGATCCGTCCTGGCCGTCGCCGCCGCCGGAATCCTCGCCGCCGGTGCCGTGGTGCTGACCGGCCCGCCCGCCAGTGCCGCCACCGTGGCGGCCTTCCCGGGCGCCGCCGGCCCGGCGATGTACGCCACCGGTGGCCGGGGCGGCGACATCTACCACGTCACCAACCTCACCGACAACGCGAGCAGCCCGGCCGCCGGCTCCCTGCGGTACGGCATCACCACCGCGCCCGGCAGCGGCCGGACGATCGTCTTCGACGTCGCCGGAACGATCAGACTGTCCCCGGCCGGGCGGCAGGGCTGGCTCGGCATCGGCACGAGCAACCTGACCATCGCCGGGCAGACCGCGCCGAAACCGGGCATCACGATCATGGGCCAGGCCACCAAGGTGACCGGGAAGAACATCGTTCTGCGGCACCTCAGGTTCCGGCCCGGCAAGGACCAGGCCAACCCGGAGGTGGCCACCAACGACGGCCTCTGGATCACCGGTGACCAGGTCATCGCCGACCACGTCTCGGTCAGCTGGCACGACGACGAGGGCATCAGCACCAGCGACGGCGCCGGACAGGTGTCGGTGCAGTACGCCATCGTGTCCGACGGGCTCAACTACAACGGCCACAGCTACGGGGCGCTGATCGGCAGCGACGTGACCGGGTCGAACATCGCCTACCATCACAACCTGTTCGCCCACCACATCAGCCGGCTGCCCCGCCTCGGCAACGAGACCGGCGCGGTCAACAACGTGGAGTGGAGCAACAACGTCGTCTTCGAGGGCAAGGGCTACAGCGGCACCGACCAGCTCGCCAACGCCAACTTCGCCGGCAACACCTACCTACGGCACAACTCCGGCAACCCGGAGGTCTACACCGGGGCGACCGGCACCAGCGCCTACCTCTCCGGCAACCGCGCCGACTACGACGGCGACGCCAACCTGACCAACGGGGTGGACATCGCCTGGGACCGGTACACCGGCATCCCCACCCACAGGACGGCGCGATTCGACGTACCGAACATGACCACCGAATCCGCCGGCGCCGCCCTCACCCGGGTGCTGAACAACGCCGGCGCCTTCTGGTGGGCCCGCGACGCCGTGGACACGCGGGTCGTGACCGAGACCAGGAACACCAGCGGTGGCGTGATCAACGACCCGAACGCCACCGAGTGGAACAACCTGTGGAACGCCTCGCAGGTCAGCAGCCCCAGCGGCTGGGACACCGACCGGGACGGCATGCCGAACGCGTGGGAGAGCGCCAACGGCCTGAACCCGAACACCGCCGACCACAACGGCGACGCGGACGCCGACGGCTACCGCAACATCGAGGAGTACCTGGACTACGCCGCCCAGGGCAGCCCCGCCCTGCCCAGTTCGTCGCCGACCACCTCGACGCCGCCGGTGACCGGCGCTTGCGCCGCGACCTACCGGACGACCAACTCGTGGAGCGGCGGCTTCCAGGGCGAGGTCACCGTGACCGCCGGCAGGGCCATCAGCGGCTGGAGCACCGGCTGGACGCTGGGCAGCGGCCAGGCCGTCAGTCAGCTCTGGAACGGCACGCTCAGCACCAGCGGAAGCGCCGTCACGGTGACCAACGCGAGCTACAACGGCGCGCTCGCCGCCGGAGCGTCGACCACGTTCGGGTTCACCGCGACCGGTACGGCGACCACGCCCGCCATCAGCTGCACCGGAGCCTGA